One Pochonia chlamydosporia 170 chromosome 5, whole genome shotgun sequence DNA segment encodes these proteins:
- a CDS encoding low-temperature viability protein ltv1 (similar to Cordyceps militaris CM01 XP_006672982.1) has product MPRGKWIDKKTAQHFTLVHRPQNDPLIHDENAPAMVLNPTQPKPGSSKVKHLDDLASEFGSDAAAIRANEGEAANYGVYFDDTEYDYMQHLRDLNSAPSGEVVFIDANTKTKGKQKESLEDALKKMDLEQKSGDLFDDGMLPSKNLTRVTYQAQQDVPDSIRGFQPDMDPRLREVLEALEDEAYVDDEDDDVFKNLTKDGQELRDDEFDGDFFDEDDEGWESDDTAKPTKEYNEAVPDLVAVPEQPEVGPSQDWMEDFKQFKKEQKSGKPRAAPSQSELQSTWTTTTNGGKKKKRKGALTDASSYSMTSSSLFRTEQMTFLDARFDKVEESYLEDPEDDMASMSQASTSSVVGPTRRDFDGILDDFLGSYTKPGKRTSKKSKAQTGLEQLEEIRRELGPPRIRGRNVGK; this is encoded by the exons ATGCCTCGAGGAAAGTGGAT TGACAAGAAGACGGCCCAGCACTTCACGCTGGTCCACCGACCGCAAAATGACCCTCTCATCCACGACGAGAATGCCCCGGCCATGGTCCTAAATCCAACCCAACCAAAGCCTGGATCGTCAAAAGTCAAACACCTTGATGATTTGGCATCAGAATTTGGCTCTGATGCCGCTGCAATTCGAGCTAACGAAGGCGAAGCTGCCAACTACGGCGTGTACTTCGACGATACCGAATATGATTACATGCAACATTTGCGAGATCTGAACTCTGCCCCCAGCGGTGAGGTCGTCTTCATtgatgccaacaccaaaaccaaggGCAAGCAAAAGGAGTCACTGGAAGATGCTTTGAAAAAGATGGACCTGGAACAAAAGTCTGGCGACTTATTCGACGACGGAATGCTTCCCTCGAAAAACCTCACCAGAGTCACCTACCAGGCGCAACAAGACGTCCCCGATTCTATCCGTGGATTCCAGCCCGACATGGACCCTAGATTAAGGGAAGTCCTTGAAGCCTTGGAAGACGAAGCATacgttgatgacgaagacgacgacgtcTTCAAGAACCTTACCAAGGACGGCCAGGAGCTACGTGACGACGAATTCGATGGTGACTTCTtcgacgaagatgacgaaggcTGGGAGTCAGACGATACTGCCAAGCCCACAAAGGAGTACAACGAGGCGGTACCGGATCTTGTTGCAGTTCCAGAGCAACCTGAGGTTGGGCCATCGCAAGACTGGATGGAGGATTTTAAGCAATTCAAAAAGGAGCAGAAATCCGGCAAGCCGCGCGCTGCGCCATCTCAATCAGAACTCCAGTCCACATGGACCACTACCACCAACGGcggcaagaaaaagaagagaaagggGGCATTGACAGATGCCTCCAGCTATTCCATGACGTCGTCGTCACTCTTCCGAACAGAGCAAATGACCTTTTTGGATGCCAGAtttgacaaagttgaagaGTCGTATCTCGAGGACCCTGAAGATGACATGGCGTCCATGTCTCAAGCATCGACTTCCAGTGTTGTCGGGCCCACGAGAAGGGATTTCGACGGAATTTTGGATGATTTTCTGGGAAGCTATACGAAGCCTGGGAAGAGAACATCGAAGAAGTCTAAAGCACAAACTGGTCTAGAGCAGTTGGAAGAGATTCGGAGAGAATTGGGTCCGCCGCGCATTCGTGGCAGAAATGTTGGTAAATAG